One Portunus trituberculatus isolate SZX2019 chromosome 42, ASM1759143v1, whole genome shotgun sequence DNA window includes the following coding sequences:
- the LOC123517335 gene encoding modular serine protease-like isoform X2, which produces MKMGLCGPLDTLLAPLMGTPQAILSCANTSAIPLKADFYAYLASQCQVGQVPCGDICGNACNGMVECLDRSDETYELCSKKVCNSTNHGSGNLEDIFEFRIPLFQCAYGGCIREQFVCNGQPDCWDHSDETPELCSSKQCTRREFKCDYGACIRKTWLCNGYYNCVDKSDETEKHCKSKRCRSSQFKCAYGACITNGEKCDGSPDCVDNSDESEELCGAGHTIKPPVTVSPSPPKPPVVITPPTPVTTQPKPPGQGPIIFDGVSTSPPDWCLEQGLCSCPKPNEHFCVPCENRESCSVLGDGSVCSIKPAGGPFSNVKVEVLTCGIRPVVSLAGFVRNHESSFCGSSDGVPVDSVVLADCWGQVILAQCHANGMWHSYHSEANASPPSPSLCQFQEVNSPVCGQRPRYIRPPGRTIHLKAQPQWPWMVGLKKEGDYFCTATIINPHYLLTAGHCITRSRETSQTMDPRDVKVQRVNAEGRIVQVRISQIHLYPQYVPGNRPSHDVALVRMEREINFSHQVFPACVHTELFPQKEIAATFNRTINEYEWEMILQQHDPRCHSPQDRCAATLGIDAQQFCGIDTGFLRYLPEGSSGGPYMVNIGSDIEEHWVVAGIVSASYRQTSCTRPFTIFTSITSYWPWISKCVHEGICD; this is translated from the exons ATGAAGATGGGTTTGTGCGGGCCGCTGGACACTCTTCTGGCCCCGCTCATGGGCACCCCGCAGGCCATCCTCTCCTGCGCCAACACCTCGGCCATCCCTCTCAAGGCGGACTTTTATGCCTATCTCg CGTCCCAGTGCCAGGTAGGACAAGTGCCATGCGGTGACATATGCGGCAATGCCTGTAATGGGATGGTGGAATGCCTAGACAGGTCTGATGAAACATATGAACTCTGCTCCAAAAAAGTGTGCAACAG CACAAACCATGGATCTGGAAATTTAGAAGACATATTCGAGTTTCGTATCCCACTGTTCCAGTGTGCCTATGGTGGCTGCATTAGGGAGCAGTTTGTGTGCAATGGCCAACCAGACTGCTGGGACCATTCAGATGAAACACCAGAATTGTGTTCATCCAAACA ATGTACAAGGCGAGAGTTCAAATGTGACTATGGTGCCTGTATCAGAAAAACTTGGTTATGCAATGGTTATTACAACTGCGTCGATAAGTCCGACGAAACAGAAAAGCACTGCAAGTCTAAACGATGTCGCTCTTCACAATTTAAATGTGCTTATGGAGCATGTATAACAAAC GGTGAGAAATGTGACGGTTCACCAGATTGTGTTGACAACTCTGATGAATCCGAGGAGTTATGTGGTGCAGGCCATACTATCAAACCCCCTGTTACTGTTTCCCCATCACCACCCAAACCTCCAGTAGTcatcacaccaccaacacctgttACTACGCAGCCCAAGCCACCAGGGCAAGGGCCTATAATATTTGATGGAGTGTCAACTTCACCGCCAGACTGGTGCCTGGAACAAGGCTTGTGTTCCTGTCCAAAGCCCAATGAACATTTTTGTGTGCCTTGTGAAAACAGAGAGAGTTGCTCTGTTCtag gTGATGGATCAGTGTGTAGCATCAAGCCAGCAGGGGGACCTTTTTCCAATGTAAAGGTGGAGGTGCTGACCTGCGGCATCAGACCAGTTGT GTCTCTTGCTGGATTTGTGCGAAACCATGA GTCATCCTTCTGTGGATCATCGGATGGAGTCCCTGTAGATAGTGTGGTTCTAGCCGACTGTTGGGGTCAAGTTATCCTTGCTCAGTGTCATGCTAATGGCATGTGGCACAGCTACCACAGTGAAGCCAatgcctcaccaccatcaccatccctctGCCAATTTCAGGAAGTTAATTCTCCAG TGTGTGGTCAACGGCCCAGGTACATAAGGCCACCAGGTAGAACCATTCACCTCAAAGCACAGCCCCAGTGGCCCTGGATGGTGGGTCTCAAGAAGGAGGGAGACTATTTTTGCACTGCCACAATCATCAATCCTCACTACCTCCTTACAGCTGGTCACTGCATTACCAG GTCACGAGAAACAAGCCAAACGATGGACCCGCGTGACGTAAAGGTGCAGCGAGTCAATGCTGAAGGAAGAATTGTACAAGTTCGT ATATCTCAAATACACCTGTATCCACAATATGTTCCCGGCAATCGACCGTCCCATGATGTGGCATTGGTGCGCatggaaagagaaattaattttTCTCACCAAGTTTTTCCCGCATGTGTTCATACAGAACTGTTTCCACAGAAGGAAATTGCTGCA ACATTCAACAGAACAATTAATGAATATGAGTGGGAGATGATATTGCAGCAGCATGACCCTCGATGTCACTCCCCACAAGACCGTTGTGCTGCCACCCTAGGGATTGATGCACAGCAGTTCTGTGGCATTGATACAG GATTTCTCAGGTACCTACCAGAAGGATCTTCAGGTGGTCCCTACATGGTCAATATTGGAAGTGATATTGAGGAACATTGGGTTGTTGCCGGCATAGTATCTGCTTCCTACCGGCAAACTTCTTGTACGCGACCCTTCACAATTTTCACTTCTATTACATCATACTGGCCTTGGATTTCAAAGTGTGTACATGAAGGGATTTGTGACTGA
- the LOC123517335 gene encoding modular serine protease-like isoform X5, with protein sequence MVECLDRSDETYELCSKKVCNSTNHGSGNLEDIFEFRIPLFQCAYGGCIREQFVCNGQPDCWDHSDETPELCSSKQCTRREFKCDYGACIRKTWLCNGYYNCVDKSDETEKHCKSKRCRSSQFKCAYGACITNGEKCDGSPDCVDNSDESEELCGAGHTIKPPVTVSPSPPKPPVVITPPTPVTTQPKPPGQGPIIFDGVSTSPPDWCLEQGLCSCPKPNEHFCVPCENRESCSVLGDGSVCSIKPAGGPFSNVKVEVLTCGIRPVVSLAGFVRNHESSFCGSSDGVPVDSVVLADCWGQVILAQCHANGMWHSYHSEANASPPSPSLCQFQEVNSPVCGQRPRYIRPPGRTIHLKAQPQWPWMVGLKKEGDYFCTATIINPHYLLTAGHCITRSRETSQTMDPRDVKVQRVNAEGRIVQVRISQIHLYPQYVPGNRPSHDVALVRMEREINFSHQVFPACVHTELFPQKEIAATFNRTINEYEWEMILQQHDPRCHSPQDRCAATLGIDAQQFCGIDTGFLRYLPEGSSGGPYMVNIGSDIEEHWVVAGIVSASYRQTSCTRPFTIFTSITSYWPWISKCVHEGICD encoded by the exons ATGGTGGAATGCCTAGACAGGTCTGATGAAACATATGAACTCTGCTCCAAAAAAGTGTGCAACAG CACAAACCATGGATCTGGAAATTTAGAAGACATATTCGAGTTTCGTATCCCACTGTTCCAGTGTGCCTATGGTGGCTGCATTAGGGAGCAGTTTGTGTGCAATGGCCAACCAGACTGCTGGGACCATTCAGATGAAACACCAGAATTGTGTTCATCCAAACA ATGTACAAGGCGAGAGTTCAAATGTGACTATGGTGCCTGTATCAGAAAAACTTGGTTATGCAATGGTTATTACAACTGCGTCGATAAGTCCGACGAAACAGAAAAGCACTGCAAGTCTAAACGATGTCGCTCTTCACAATTTAAATGTGCTTATGGAGCATGTATAACAAAC GGTGAGAAATGTGACGGTTCACCAGATTGTGTTGACAACTCTGATGAATCCGAGGAGTTATGTGGTGCAGGCCATACTATCAAACCCCCTGTTACTGTTTCCCCATCACCACCCAAACCTCCAGTAGTcatcacaccaccaacacctgttACTACGCAGCCCAAGCCACCAGGGCAAGGGCCTATAATATTTGATGGAGTGTCAACTTCACCGCCAGACTGGTGCCTGGAACAAGGCTTGTGTTCCTGTCCAAAGCCCAATGAACATTTTTGTGTGCCTTGTGAAAACAGAGAGAGTTGCTCTGTTCtag gTGATGGATCAGTGTGTAGCATCAAGCCAGCAGGGGGACCTTTTTCCAATGTAAAGGTGGAGGTGCTGACCTGCGGCATCAGACCAGTTGT GTCTCTTGCTGGATTTGTGCGAAACCATGA GTCATCCTTCTGTGGATCATCGGATGGAGTCCCTGTAGATAGTGTGGTTCTAGCCGACTGTTGGGGTCAAGTTATCCTTGCTCAGTGTCATGCTAATGGCATGTGGCACAGCTACCACAGTGAAGCCAatgcctcaccaccatcaccatccctctGCCAATTTCAGGAAGTTAATTCTCCAG TGTGTGGTCAACGGCCCAGGTACATAAGGCCACCAGGTAGAACCATTCACCTCAAAGCACAGCCCCAGTGGCCCTGGATGGTGGGTCTCAAGAAGGAGGGAGACTATTTTTGCACTGCCACAATCATCAATCCTCACTACCTCCTTACAGCTGGTCACTGCATTACCAG GTCACGAGAAACAAGCCAAACGATGGACCCGCGTGACGTAAAGGTGCAGCGAGTCAATGCTGAAGGAAGAATTGTACAAGTTCGT ATATCTCAAATACACCTGTATCCACAATATGTTCCCGGCAATCGACCGTCCCATGATGTGGCATTGGTGCGCatggaaagagaaattaattttTCTCACCAAGTTTTTCCCGCATGTGTTCATACAGAACTGTTTCCACAGAAGGAAATTGCTGCA ACATTCAACAGAACAATTAATGAATATGAGTGGGAGATGATATTGCAGCAGCATGACCCTCGATGTCACTCCCCACAAGACCGTTGTGCTGCCACCCTAGGGATTGATGCACAGCAGTTCTGTGGCATTGATACAG GATTTCTCAGGTACCTACCAGAAGGATCTTCAGGTGGTCCCTACATGGTCAATATTGGAAGTGATATTGAGGAACATTGGGTTGTTGCCGGCATAGTATCTGCTTCCTACCGGCAAACTTCTTGTACGCGACCCTTCACAATTTTCACTTCTATTACATCATACTGGCCTTGGATTTCAAAGTGTGTACATGAAGGGATTTGTGACTGA
- the LOC123517335 gene encoding modular serine protease-like isoform X1, giving the protein MVVIVFVLPMMVSESFCGKKLTVAACKMKMGLCGPLDTLLAPLMGTPQAILSCANTSAIPLKADFYAYLASQCQVGQVPCGDICGNACNGMVECLDRSDETYELCSKKVCNSTNHGSGNLEDIFEFRIPLFQCAYGGCIREQFVCNGQPDCWDHSDETPELCSSKQCTRREFKCDYGACIRKTWLCNGYYNCVDKSDETEKHCKSKRCRSSQFKCAYGACITNGEKCDGSPDCVDNSDESEELCGAGHTIKPPVTVSPSPPKPPVVITPPTPVTTQPKPPGQGPIIFDGVSTSPPDWCLEQGLCSCPKPNEHFCVPCENRESCSVLGDGSVCSIKPAGGPFSNVKVEVLTCGIRPVVSLAGFVRNHESSFCGSSDGVPVDSVVLADCWGQVILAQCHANGMWHSYHSEANASPPSPSLCQFQEVNSPVCGQRPRYIRPPGRTIHLKAQPQWPWMVGLKKEGDYFCTATIINPHYLLTAGHCITRSRETSQTMDPRDVKVQRVNAEGRIVQVRISQIHLYPQYVPGNRPSHDVALVRMEREINFSHQVFPACVHTELFPQKEIAATFNRTINEYEWEMILQQHDPRCHSPQDRCAATLGIDAQQFCGIDTGFLRYLPEGSSGGPYMVNIGSDIEEHWVVAGIVSASYRQTSCTRPFTIFTSITSYWPWISKCVHEGICD; this is encoded by the exons ATGGTAGTGATCGTCTTTGTGTTGCCAATGATGGTTTCAGAGTCGTTTTGCGGTAAGAAGTTGACGGTGGCGGCGTGCAAGATGAAGATGGGTTTGTGCGGGCCGCTGGACACTCTTCTGGCCCCGCTCATGGGCACCCCGCAGGCCATCCTCTCCTGCGCCAACACCTCGGCCATCCCTCTCAAGGCGGACTTTTATGCCTATCTCg CGTCCCAGTGCCAGGTAGGACAAGTGCCATGCGGTGACATATGCGGCAATGCCTGTAATGGGATGGTGGAATGCCTAGACAGGTCTGATGAAACATATGAACTCTGCTCCAAAAAAGTGTGCAACAG CACAAACCATGGATCTGGAAATTTAGAAGACATATTCGAGTTTCGTATCCCACTGTTCCAGTGTGCCTATGGTGGCTGCATTAGGGAGCAGTTTGTGTGCAATGGCCAACCAGACTGCTGGGACCATTCAGATGAAACACCAGAATTGTGTTCATCCAAACA ATGTACAAGGCGAGAGTTCAAATGTGACTATGGTGCCTGTATCAGAAAAACTTGGTTATGCAATGGTTATTACAACTGCGTCGATAAGTCCGACGAAACAGAAAAGCACTGCAAGTCTAAACGATGTCGCTCTTCACAATTTAAATGTGCTTATGGAGCATGTATAACAAAC GGTGAGAAATGTGACGGTTCACCAGATTGTGTTGACAACTCTGATGAATCCGAGGAGTTATGTGGTGCAGGCCATACTATCAAACCCCCTGTTACTGTTTCCCCATCACCACCCAAACCTCCAGTAGTcatcacaccaccaacacctgttACTACGCAGCCCAAGCCACCAGGGCAAGGGCCTATAATATTTGATGGAGTGTCAACTTCACCGCCAGACTGGTGCCTGGAACAAGGCTTGTGTTCCTGTCCAAAGCCCAATGAACATTTTTGTGTGCCTTGTGAAAACAGAGAGAGTTGCTCTGTTCtag gTGATGGATCAGTGTGTAGCATCAAGCCAGCAGGGGGACCTTTTTCCAATGTAAAGGTGGAGGTGCTGACCTGCGGCATCAGACCAGTTGT GTCTCTTGCTGGATTTGTGCGAAACCATGA GTCATCCTTCTGTGGATCATCGGATGGAGTCCCTGTAGATAGTGTGGTTCTAGCCGACTGTTGGGGTCAAGTTATCCTTGCTCAGTGTCATGCTAATGGCATGTGGCACAGCTACCACAGTGAAGCCAatgcctcaccaccatcaccatccctctGCCAATTTCAGGAAGTTAATTCTCCAG TGTGTGGTCAACGGCCCAGGTACATAAGGCCACCAGGTAGAACCATTCACCTCAAAGCACAGCCCCAGTGGCCCTGGATGGTGGGTCTCAAGAAGGAGGGAGACTATTTTTGCACTGCCACAATCATCAATCCTCACTACCTCCTTACAGCTGGTCACTGCATTACCAG GTCACGAGAAACAAGCCAAACGATGGACCCGCGTGACGTAAAGGTGCAGCGAGTCAATGCTGAAGGAAGAATTGTACAAGTTCGT ATATCTCAAATACACCTGTATCCACAATATGTTCCCGGCAATCGACCGTCCCATGATGTGGCATTGGTGCGCatggaaagagaaattaattttTCTCACCAAGTTTTTCCCGCATGTGTTCATACAGAACTGTTTCCACAGAAGGAAATTGCTGCA ACATTCAACAGAACAATTAATGAATATGAGTGGGAGATGATATTGCAGCAGCATGACCCTCGATGTCACTCCCCACAAGACCGTTGTGCTGCCACCCTAGGGATTGATGCACAGCAGTTCTGTGGCATTGATACAG GATTTCTCAGGTACCTACCAGAAGGATCTTCAGGTGGTCCCTACATGGTCAATATTGGAAGTGATATTGAGGAACATTGGGTTGTTGCCGGCATAGTATCTGCTTCCTACCGGCAAACTTCTTGTACGCGACCCTTCACAATTTTCACTTCTATTACATCATACTGGCCTTGGATTTCAAAGTGTGTACATGAAGGGATTTGTGACTGA
- the LOC123517335 gene encoding modular serine protease-like isoform X3: MGFYRASTRRDAAAELSGTPPASEYFPCCSLASCLTSQCQVGQVPCGDICGNACNGMVECLDRSDETYELCSKKVCNSTNHGSGNLEDIFEFRIPLFQCAYGGCIREQFVCNGQPDCWDHSDETPELCSSKQCTRREFKCDYGACIRKTWLCNGYYNCVDKSDETEKHCKSKRCRSSQFKCAYGACITNGEKCDGSPDCVDNSDESEELCGAGHTIKPPVTVSPSPPKPPVVITPPTPVTTQPKPPGQGPIIFDGVSTSPPDWCLEQGLCSCPKPNEHFCVPCENRESCSVLGDGSVCSIKPAGGPFSNVKVEVLTCGIRPVVSLAGFVRNHESSFCGSSDGVPVDSVVLADCWGQVILAQCHANGMWHSYHSEANASPPSPSLCQFQEVNSPVCGQRPRYIRPPGRTIHLKAQPQWPWMVGLKKEGDYFCTATIINPHYLLTAGHCITRSRETSQTMDPRDVKVQRVNAEGRIVQVRISQIHLYPQYVPGNRPSHDVALVRMEREINFSHQVFPACVHTELFPQKEIAATFNRTINEYEWEMILQQHDPRCHSPQDRCAATLGIDAQQFCGIDTGFLRYLPEGSSGGPYMVNIGSDIEEHWVVAGIVSASYRQTSCTRPFTIFTSITSYWPWISKCVHEGICD; encoded by the exons ATGGGTTTCTACCGTGCTTCCACAAGGAGAGATGCGGCAGCTGAACTAAGCGGGACTCCCCCAGCTTCGGAGTATTTTCCTTGTTGCAGTCTCGCATCATGCCTGA CGTCCCAGTGCCAGGTAGGACAAGTGCCATGCGGTGACATATGCGGCAATGCCTGTAATGGGATGGTGGAATGCCTAGACAGGTCTGATGAAACATATGAACTCTGCTCCAAAAAAGTGTGCAACAG CACAAACCATGGATCTGGAAATTTAGAAGACATATTCGAGTTTCGTATCCCACTGTTCCAGTGTGCCTATGGTGGCTGCATTAGGGAGCAGTTTGTGTGCAATGGCCAACCAGACTGCTGGGACCATTCAGATGAAACACCAGAATTGTGTTCATCCAAACA ATGTACAAGGCGAGAGTTCAAATGTGACTATGGTGCCTGTATCAGAAAAACTTGGTTATGCAATGGTTATTACAACTGCGTCGATAAGTCCGACGAAACAGAAAAGCACTGCAAGTCTAAACGATGTCGCTCTTCACAATTTAAATGTGCTTATGGAGCATGTATAACAAAC GGTGAGAAATGTGACGGTTCACCAGATTGTGTTGACAACTCTGATGAATCCGAGGAGTTATGTGGTGCAGGCCATACTATCAAACCCCCTGTTACTGTTTCCCCATCACCACCCAAACCTCCAGTAGTcatcacaccaccaacacctgttACTACGCAGCCCAAGCCACCAGGGCAAGGGCCTATAATATTTGATGGAGTGTCAACTTCACCGCCAGACTGGTGCCTGGAACAAGGCTTGTGTTCCTGTCCAAAGCCCAATGAACATTTTTGTGTGCCTTGTGAAAACAGAGAGAGTTGCTCTGTTCtag gTGATGGATCAGTGTGTAGCATCAAGCCAGCAGGGGGACCTTTTTCCAATGTAAAGGTGGAGGTGCTGACCTGCGGCATCAGACCAGTTGT GTCTCTTGCTGGATTTGTGCGAAACCATGA GTCATCCTTCTGTGGATCATCGGATGGAGTCCCTGTAGATAGTGTGGTTCTAGCCGACTGTTGGGGTCAAGTTATCCTTGCTCAGTGTCATGCTAATGGCATGTGGCACAGCTACCACAGTGAAGCCAatgcctcaccaccatcaccatccctctGCCAATTTCAGGAAGTTAATTCTCCAG TGTGTGGTCAACGGCCCAGGTACATAAGGCCACCAGGTAGAACCATTCACCTCAAAGCACAGCCCCAGTGGCCCTGGATGGTGGGTCTCAAGAAGGAGGGAGACTATTTTTGCACTGCCACAATCATCAATCCTCACTACCTCCTTACAGCTGGTCACTGCATTACCAG GTCACGAGAAACAAGCCAAACGATGGACCCGCGTGACGTAAAGGTGCAGCGAGTCAATGCTGAAGGAAGAATTGTACAAGTTCGT ATATCTCAAATACACCTGTATCCACAATATGTTCCCGGCAATCGACCGTCCCATGATGTGGCATTGGTGCGCatggaaagagaaattaattttTCTCACCAAGTTTTTCCCGCATGTGTTCATACAGAACTGTTTCCACAGAAGGAAATTGCTGCA ACATTCAACAGAACAATTAATGAATATGAGTGGGAGATGATATTGCAGCAGCATGACCCTCGATGTCACTCCCCACAAGACCGTTGTGCTGCCACCCTAGGGATTGATGCACAGCAGTTCTGTGGCATTGATACAG GATTTCTCAGGTACCTACCAGAAGGATCTTCAGGTGGTCCCTACATGGTCAATATTGGAAGTGATATTGAGGAACATTGGGTTGTTGCCGGCATAGTATCTGCTTCCTACCGGCAAACTTCTTGTACGCGACCCTTCACAATTTTCACTTCTATTACATCATACTGGCCTTGGATTTCAAAGTGTGTACATGAAGGGATTTGTGACTGA
- the LOC123517335 gene encoding modular serine protease-like isoform X4, protein MIRRLLLTLLGLLALLSPAASQCQVGQVPCGDICGNACNGMVECLDRSDETYELCSKKVCNSTNHGSGNLEDIFEFRIPLFQCAYGGCIREQFVCNGQPDCWDHSDETPELCSSKQCTRREFKCDYGACIRKTWLCNGYYNCVDKSDETEKHCKSKRCRSSQFKCAYGACITNGEKCDGSPDCVDNSDESEELCGAGHTIKPPVTVSPSPPKPPVVITPPTPVTTQPKPPGQGPIIFDGVSTSPPDWCLEQGLCSCPKPNEHFCVPCENRESCSVLGDGSVCSIKPAGGPFSNVKVEVLTCGIRPVVSLAGFVRNHESSFCGSSDGVPVDSVVLADCWGQVILAQCHANGMWHSYHSEANASPPSPSLCQFQEVNSPVCGQRPRYIRPPGRTIHLKAQPQWPWMVGLKKEGDYFCTATIINPHYLLTAGHCITRSRETSQTMDPRDVKVQRVNAEGRIVQVRISQIHLYPQYVPGNRPSHDVALVRMEREINFSHQVFPACVHTELFPQKEIAATFNRTINEYEWEMILQQHDPRCHSPQDRCAATLGIDAQQFCGIDTGFLRYLPEGSSGGPYMVNIGSDIEEHWVVAGIVSASYRQTSCTRPFTIFTSITSYWPWISKCVHEGICD, encoded by the exons ATGATAAGACGGCTGCTCCTCACCCTCCTGGGACTCCTGGCTCTCCTCTCCCCTGCAG CGTCCCAGTGCCAGGTAGGACAAGTGCCATGCGGTGACATATGCGGCAATGCCTGTAATGGGATGGTGGAATGCCTAGACAGGTCTGATGAAACATATGAACTCTGCTCCAAAAAAGTGTGCAACAG CACAAACCATGGATCTGGAAATTTAGAAGACATATTCGAGTTTCGTATCCCACTGTTCCAGTGTGCCTATGGTGGCTGCATTAGGGAGCAGTTTGTGTGCAATGGCCAACCAGACTGCTGGGACCATTCAGATGAAACACCAGAATTGTGTTCATCCAAACA ATGTACAAGGCGAGAGTTCAAATGTGACTATGGTGCCTGTATCAGAAAAACTTGGTTATGCAATGGTTATTACAACTGCGTCGATAAGTCCGACGAAACAGAAAAGCACTGCAAGTCTAAACGATGTCGCTCTTCACAATTTAAATGTGCTTATGGAGCATGTATAACAAAC GGTGAGAAATGTGACGGTTCACCAGATTGTGTTGACAACTCTGATGAATCCGAGGAGTTATGTGGTGCAGGCCATACTATCAAACCCCCTGTTACTGTTTCCCCATCACCACCCAAACCTCCAGTAGTcatcacaccaccaacacctgttACTACGCAGCCCAAGCCACCAGGGCAAGGGCCTATAATATTTGATGGAGTGTCAACTTCACCGCCAGACTGGTGCCTGGAACAAGGCTTGTGTTCCTGTCCAAAGCCCAATGAACATTTTTGTGTGCCTTGTGAAAACAGAGAGAGTTGCTCTGTTCtag gTGATGGATCAGTGTGTAGCATCAAGCCAGCAGGGGGACCTTTTTCCAATGTAAAGGTGGAGGTGCTGACCTGCGGCATCAGACCAGTTGT GTCTCTTGCTGGATTTGTGCGAAACCATGA GTCATCCTTCTGTGGATCATCGGATGGAGTCCCTGTAGATAGTGTGGTTCTAGCCGACTGTTGGGGTCAAGTTATCCTTGCTCAGTGTCATGCTAATGGCATGTGGCACAGCTACCACAGTGAAGCCAatgcctcaccaccatcaccatccctctGCCAATTTCAGGAAGTTAATTCTCCAG TGTGTGGTCAACGGCCCAGGTACATAAGGCCACCAGGTAGAACCATTCACCTCAAAGCACAGCCCCAGTGGCCCTGGATGGTGGGTCTCAAGAAGGAGGGAGACTATTTTTGCACTGCCACAATCATCAATCCTCACTACCTCCTTACAGCTGGTCACTGCATTACCAG GTCACGAGAAACAAGCCAAACGATGGACCCGCGTGACGTAAAGGTGCAGCGAGTCAATGCTGAAGGAAGAATTGTACAAGTTCGT ATATCTCAAATACACCTGTATCCACAATATGTTCCCGGCAATCGACCGTCCCATGATGTGGCATTGGTGCGCatggaaagagaaattaattttTCTCACCAAGTTTTTCCCGCATGTGTTCATACAGAACTGTTTCCACAGAAGGAAATTGCTGCA ACATTCAACAGAACAATTAATGAATATGAGTGGGAGATGATATTGCAGCAGCATGACCCTCGATGTCACTCCCCACAAGACCGTTGTGCTGCCACCCTAGGGATTGATGCACAGCAGTTCTGTGGCATTGATACAG GATTTCTCAGGTACCTACCAGAAGGATCTTCAGGTGGTCCCTACATGGTCAATATTGGAAGTGATATTGAGGAACATTGGGTTGTTGCCGGCATAGTATCTGCTTCCTACCGGCAAACTTCTTGTACGCGACCCTTCACAATTTTCACTTCTATTACATCATACTGGCCTTGGATTTCAAAGTGTGTACATGAAGGGATTTGTGACTGA